The following proteins are encoded in a genomic region of Anomaloglossus baeobatrachus isolate aAnoBae1 chromosome 6, aAnoBae1.hap1, whole genome shotgun sequence:
- the KLF10 gene encoding Krueppel-like factor 10 produces MSKMEVIGNYPYGSSSWKSAPEKGDFEAVEALMYMSNRWKTATKCYSDLRPITPASDFSEGEDNLTTAEFSGTMPAFCLTPPYSPSEFEMAHSPGITSPYSVPTTEKNRSTAGMGHSPLGPTQPKAQVTSVIRHTADAQLYNQHPVSSPKNCDRPMPSCNIQPKSSPGVSENKFEPIKTETQMPHVVLPVRNNSPTGAPNCNGKANSDASLIPKQIPSPPMLVSAPLPASAMSQVPVLCQMVPFSSSNSMVTTVVANSPAQPPAVMHPLFYMGAQVPKGAVMIVMPQPIIQSTKTVLSGSHRLSPIAPAPGIAPSDGKVSSQLDTSRIRSHICSQPGCGKTYFKSSHLKAHMRTHTGEKPFTCSWEGCERKFARSDELSRHRRTHTGEKKFACPKCDRRFMRSDHLTKHTRRHLSTKKLPTWQMEVSRLSDIAMPQASAPVQ; encoded by the exons ATGAGTAAAATGGAAGTTATTGGAAATTATCCCTATGGTAGCTCCTCCTGGAAATCTGCTCCAGAGAAAGGTGACTTTGAAGCTGTGGAGGCTCTTATGTACATGAGCAATCGCTGGAAGACGGCAACCAAATGTTACTCGGATTTGAGACCGATCACCCCGGCATCCGACTTCTCGGAAGGAGAAGATAACCTGACCACGGCGGAGTTCAGCGGCACCATGCCGGCCTTT TGCCTGACCCCACCGTACAGCCCGTCTGAATTCGAGATGGCTCATTCCCCCGGCATCACCTCTCCGTATTCAGTACCAACCACTGAGAAGAACAGGTCTACTGCCGGTATGGGCCACAGTCCTCTAGGCCCGACCCAACCGAAAGCCCAGGTGACCAGCGTCATCCGGCACACCGCAGATGCTCAGCTCTACAATCAGCATCCAGTCTCTTCTCCAAAGAATTGTGACCGTCCGATGCCAAGCTGCAATATTCAGCCGAAATCCTCGCCTGGCGTCAGTGAAAATAAGTTTGAGCCGATCAAGACTGAAACGCAGATGCCGCACGTCGTCCTCCCCGTACGTAATAACTCTCCGACCGGTGCCCCAAATTGCAATGGCAAAGCAAATTCTGATGCTAGCCTTATTCCAAAGCAAATCCCATCCCCACCAATGCTTGTGTCCGCTCCATTGCCTGCCAGTGCCATGTCACAGGTGCCAGTGTTGTGCCAGATGGTTCCCTTCTCTTCTAGCAATTCCATGGTGACCACAGTAGTCGCAAACTCTCCTGCCCAGCCCCCGGCAGTCATGCATCCTTTGTTTTACATGGGAGCACAAGTGCCAAAAGGGGCAGTGATGATTGTAATGCCCCAGCCTATAATCCAGAGTACAAAGACTGTATTGTCCGGCAGTCATCGACTCTCACCAATTGCACCTGCACCAGGGATTGCGCCTTCAGACGGAAAAGTCTCCTCGCAACTCGACACCTCGCGAATTAGAAGTCATATCTGcagccagcccgggtgtgggaagaCTTACTTCAAGAGCTCCCATTTAAAGGCACATATGAGAACGCACACAG GAGAAAAACCCTTCACCTGTAGCTGGGAAGGCTGTGAAAGAAAATTTGCCCGCTCTGATGAACTGTCTCGGCACCGGCGCACGCACACAGGAGAGAAGAAGTTTGCCTGTCCAAAGTGTGACCGTCGGTTCATGCGCAGCGATCACCTGACCAAGCACACGCGGCGCCACCTATCAACAAAAAAGCTCCCTACTTGGCAGATGGAAGTGAGCAGGCTGAGCGACATCGCCATGCCCCAGGCCTCAGCGCCTGTCCAGTGA